One segment of Accipiter gentilis chromosome 26, bAccGen1.1, whole genome shotgun sequence DNA contains the following:
- the DELE1 gene encoding death ligand signal enhancer isoform X1: protein MWRLLLGRGLGRCWPPPARPACAAEPPDGRGPSPERAPACQDGRPRGGREREGRQQPLPGLVPRYSVLEAVTWGALGALLLQVVRQISWLRSLPDARREHRSLWLSSLPSQQTVVTEASTSCPGVQLGSHFLQKASPEVVPENSSSGIPSGEGESQPWTAVGEFQIPESSNLGPVLRSAKGDPAQREHLEEAAFQLQQIFRIDISIALNILGIESMRAGHYRIAYTCFKLAADRGYSKAQFNVGLCYEHGRGTEKDLEKAAFYYYHAASSCHPMAQYRYARYLLHHRPENGWDRHEKAVTFLEQAAMAGVTEAQAYLGVLYVRGLQPKEKRGLKYLLLAAKNGDAQSRYHVGVCYEKGLGVQQNLAEAMRHYRQSAAAGNRNAQERLRVLEEEVEDVRTRHPFSSGIRASSSSPCFWAIEHVPAGLHATQARQSALTLPHSWSADGLHMMMLGSAGWSHALGSRAATLELQCLEPHHCCY from the exons ATGTGGCGGCTGCTGCTGGGCCGCGGCCTGGGCCGCTGctggccgccccccgcccgccccgcctgcGCCGCCGAGCCGCCCGACGGCCGCGGCCCCAGCCCCGAGCG AGCGCCCGCTTGTCAGGATGGACGGCCCCGCGGTGGCCGGGAGCGagaaggaaggcagcagcccctgcccggcctGGTGCCCCGTTACTCCGTGCTGGAGGCAGTCACCTGG GGAGCGCTCGGTGCGCTGCTTCTGCAGGTGGTCAGACAGATCTCGTGGCTGAGATCGCTGCCGGACGCCAGGAGAGAGCACAGGTCTCTGTGGCTTTCTTCGTTGCCCTCTCAGCAGACAG TGGTGACTGAAGCCTCAACCAGCTGCCCTGGTGTGCAGCTGGGGTCCCATTTCCTGCAGAAGGCAAGTCCGGAGGTGGTACCAGAGAATTCATCCTCAGGCATCCCCTCAGGGGAAGGAGAGAGCCAGCCCTGGACAGCAGTAG gggAGTTCCAGATCCCTGAGAGCTCCAACTTGGGGCCTGTTCTCCGCAGTGCAAAG GGTGACCCAGCTCAGCGAGAGCATTTAGAGGAAGCTGCTTTCCAATTGCAGCAGATTTTCCGGATTGACATTTCCATCGCATTGAATATCCTCG GGATTGAAAGTATGAGAGCGGGCCATTACAGGATAGCCTATACCTGCTTCAAACTGGCAGCAGATCGAGGCTACAGCAAAGCTCAGTTCAATGTGGGTCTGTGTTACGAGCATGGCAGAGGCACGGAAAAAGACTTGGAAAAG gcAGCTTTTTATTACTACCACGCAGCCAGCAGCTGTCACCCCATGGCACAGTACCGCTATGCTAGATACCTCTTACACCATAGACCTGAAAATGGATGGGACAGGCATGAGAAGGCAGTGACTTTCCTGGAGCAAGCAGCAATGGCCGGGGTTACAGAG GCACAGGCTTATCTTGGAGTGCTCTACGTGAGGGGGCTACAACCTAAGGAAAAGAGAGGTCTGAAGtacctgctgctggcagcaaagaACGGC GATGCCCAAAGCAGGTATCACGTGGGCGTTTGCTATGAGAAGGGCCTTGGAGTGCAGCAGAACCTGGCAGAAGCGATGAGACACTACCGGCAGTCAGCTGCTGCGGGGAACAGGAACGCTCAGGAGAGACTGCGAGTGCTAGAAGAGGAGGTGGAAG ATGTGCGAACAAGGCATCCGTTCTCTTCTGGAATAAGAGCCTCTTCCTCTAGCCCCTGTTTCTGGGCTATTGAGCATGTGCCTGCAGGCCTCCATGCCACCCAGGCAAGACAATCTGCCCTCACCCTGCCCCACTCTTGGAGCGCAGACGGACTCCACATGATGATGCTCGGCAGTGCAGGATGGAGCCATGCCCTTGGAAGCAGGGCAGCGACACTAGAACTGCAGTGCTTGGAGCCCCACCACTGCTGTTACTAG
- the DELE1 gene encoding death ligand signal enhancer isoform X2 — protein MWRLLLGRGLGRCWPPPARPACAAEPPDGRGPSPERAPACQDGRPRGGREREGRQQPLPGLVPRYSVLEAVTWGALGALLLQVVRQISWLRSLPDARREHRSLWLSSLPSQQTVVTEASTSCPGVQLGSHFLQKASPEVVPENSSSGIPSGEGESQPWTAVGEFQIPESSNLGPVLRSAKAAFYYYHAASSCHPMAQYRYARYLLHHRPENGWDRHEKAVTFLEQAAMAGVTEAQAYLGVLYVRGLQPKEKRGLKYLLLAAKNGDAQSRYHVGVCYEKGLGVQQNLAEAMRHYRQSAAAGNRNAQERLRVLEEEVEDVRTRHPFSSGIRASSSSPCFWAIEHVPAGLHATQARQSALTLPHSWSADGLHMMMLGSAGWSHALGSRAATLELQCLEPHHCCY, from the exons ATGTGGCGGCTGCTGCTGGGCCGCGGCCTGGGCCGCTGctggccgccccccgcccgccccgcctgcGCCGCCGAGCCGCCCGACGGCCGCGGCCCCAGCCCCGAGCG AGCGCCCGCTTGTCAGGATGGACGGCCCCGCGGTGGCCGGGAGCGagaaggaaggcagcagcccctgcccggcctGGTGCCCCGTTACTCCGTGCTGGAGGCAGTCACCTGG GGAGCGCTCGGTGCGCTGCTTCTGCAGGTGGTCAGACAGATCTCGTGGCTGAGATCGCTGCCGGACGCCAGGAGAGAGCACAGGTCTCTGTGGCTTTCTTCGTTGCCCTCTCAGCAGACAG TGGTGACTGAAGCCTCAACCAGCTGCCCTGGTGTGCAGCTGGGGTCCCATTTCCTGCAGAAGGCAAGTCCGGAGGTGGTACCAGAGAATTCATCCTCAGGCATCCCCTCAGGGGAAGGAGAGAGCCAGCCCTGGACAGCAGTAG gggAGTTCCAGATCCCTGAGAGCTCCAACTTGGGGCCTGTTCTCCGCAGTGCAAAG gcAGCTTTTTATTACTACCACGCAGCCAGCAGCTGTCACCCCATGGCACAGTACCGCTATGCTAGATACCTCTTACACCATAGACCTGAAAATGGATGGGACAGGCATGAGAAGGCAGTGACTTTCCTGGAGCAAGCAGCAATGGCCGGGGTTACAGAG GCACAGGCTTATCTTGGAGTGCTCTACGTGAGGGGGCTACAACCTAAGGAAAAGAGAGGTCTGAAGtacctgctgctggcagcaaagaACGGC GATGCCCAAAGCAGGTATCACGTGGGCGTTTGCTATGAGAAGGGCCTTGGAGTGCAGCAGAACCTGGCAGAAGCGATGAGACACTACCGGCAGTCAGCTGCTGCGGGGAACAGGAACGCTCAGGAGAGACTGCGAGTGCTAGAAGAGGAGGTGGAAG ATGTGCGAACAAGGCATCCGTTCTCTTCTGGAATAAGAGCCTCTTCCTCTAGCCCCTGTTTCTGGGCTATTGAGCATGTGCCTGCAGGCCTCCATGCCACCCAGGCAAGACAATCTGCCCTCACCCTGCCCCACTCTTGGAGCGCAGACGGACTCCACATGATGATGCTCGGCAGTGCAGGATGGAGCCATGCCCTTGGAAGCAGGGCAGCGACACTAGAACTGCAGTGCTTGGAGCCCCACCACTGCTGTTACTAG